In Euwallacea fornicatus isolate EFF26 chromosome 6, ASM4011564v1, whole genome shotgun sequence, the DNA window GCTGTATCTCCCATAAGGGTGGCCTAAGGgcggaaaatttgaaaatcgaaaatattgcgttaaatacctttttttacgtttagtatatatttattcttcagttaaaaaaaatcgccaatGCGGCTTTAGCTCGAAAACTCAAATGGTCTTAATCTGTAGCCTGTGTGTATCAGGCACCTCCCTCAAAACGATTCAGTGATGTTTGACCTTCAGAGGTATTACCCTCGTTTTTGAATCTGTTGTTGGCGTTGtgggaaattaattattaactccATAAAAGCTTTTTTCTTCACAGGCTTTGACAAGCTGTCATATCAAAGAGGGTAACGACGgtgacttcaaatttggaGACTATAATCAGGGAacaactaccttaaaaatgaGAACACTCGACATCCCTCCTTGTTAAACATTTTACGGGTAACTGTCACCCCTGTTAAGGGGTTGAAGTCGAAGGGTTGGACATGCAATCAAAAATGGCCCTTCTCGAATCAAAAATTGACGCGTTCTTacgcattttcattttaaatactgaaaattgaGGGGCAAAGTTCTTGTTGGGCCACCCCTCATTTATGTCAAGATTACTTAGCACGAAGACCAAGTATCGAATAACTGACACAAcattacaattaattatttatatttttatacatatattttattattaacacatTTATAACTTAATGAGAAACAGGTAAATGGGCTCCTAAGGGCTGGAATCCGTTGTCGTCAGCTACATAGCTGACCTGATATACTACGCCGTCAGGGCCGGTGTACTTGAATTCGCCGCGAACAGCCAGAGATTCAGTTTCACTTCCTGCATTATTGAGTTGACCCTGTTCACCTGCAGAGATACCATTGCTGGTTTCGTACCTATACCAAGAATGGGACGTTAATAGATGTGTCTGAGTTATGAcgataaatttcctttttactCACGAATAATTGTATGAATCTGGGGCCACATCTGCATCGTTCTTTACAACTGACGCCTGAGCGTCCTGTGAAGCTGGAGCAGCGACAGCTACAGCTGCAAGTGCTGACAGTGCCAAGATCTGAAAGTTTTCCATCTATAGTTTTAGCCTGAATTAATGAGTTTTACTTACAAGCTTCATCTTGTTTTGGTTGATGTGTTCTTGTCAGCTGAACTCGACTAGATAATTTCGGTGTTTGTTTCCtgctttttatatttcaaagatGTACCGTCCCccaaatcataattttaagCTGGTTTCTGGAATTTATCATTGATATTTAAAcatgataataatttaaccTTTATCACTGAGCTTTAATATCATGGATAAAAGCCAACGTCGTTGGAATTAAAtcgtaaaaatatacataatattGAGTAATTTTTGTTGCAGGTACGTAAAATTCAGGGTTAAAAGATGCGTTTCTCATCTCTAATATTCGAGTATTCTTTATTACATAAGTTCAAGTGTGCAGTTCGTAATTTTGAATCCCCAAAAATTGCTTCTATTCTTCTACTTCAAAACACTCTTTAAAAGTGTCCCTGTTAGGTCATTAACTTCGATTCGATATTCGATATTCGATATTCGGTATTCGATATTCGATATTCGATATTCGATATTCAATTCGATAACGCTTTCTCAAaggaaaagttaaaatatctAGTACCAGTGAGCTCCAAAGACAGAGTGTTGTGAGTTcgtgataaatttttaattggctAAACTTATCGATGAAAttcagataaaaaaatagtttttattttatataataattttatttatccgCGTCACATTACTGTTCTTTCATACCTTTGATGTTGGACTCATCACCTAGACATTACCTTACGGTTATTTACTCTCTATTAAAATCGAATGACAGGGCTCTGAGTCTTAAGCAGGTTAATGTACATTTTGTCTAGCACGGCCCTGCCTTTTTCAGGCGCAAACTGGAAAAGCTTCGGGCCACGTGCAAGCACCTTGGACGTGAATGTTGTTTGAAGAACTGGGGGACGTTTCTCGATTTTTACGATCTGTGGACctcaattttcaaagattttatGAACTTTAAAACCGTTGAGAGGCATGTAAAGTCACCCGGTAATTTCGTCCAATTTTTACCGCCATTAAGGTTCGTCCACAACGATCATGTCTTTCAAGTCCTAAACACTAGAAATATTCCTGCCCACAGACGCATTTATGCACTTTATGACAAATTTATTCTATTGGTCTACTGACCGTTGGacattttgctattttttgagattattttaattttaaaatccaacgagtatatacattttttttagcttttttgcaaataacactaaaaaaaaaaactaaatcaccgaattttagtttttctgtGATATCTTCgcgaaatccaaattttagaAACGGCATTTGATCAAACGCTAAATTCCacaatttcgtcctcatttaaCTTCTTCGTGTCTCCtttagtttccgagatcccagTGGTGAGGGCCGAAATTAGAGTTCCCTGAGCATCGACAGATAGGattcatttcaatcaattgATGAGTGAATTATTTGATAGAGTTTGTGGGGCGTATGAAGGTGGGAGCGAAATTCACGTTTGTTTTTGAGGAGGTGCAGAGAGGGAGAGGAAAAATGTCTACTTCCTCTCATTCATTCCCAGTCTAAATCAGTACATTCGCGTAGGTACAACGTTCGCCCTCTGCTTTGTTGTTGACCCGGTTAACGACAgtgaatttattaataataagagTGATAAAAATTACACAGAGATCTAAGGATTatgacattaaaataaataacattcatGCATAGTATTGCGTCCTTGTCCTTTTTCCTCGGCAAATTCGAATTGAAAACTATCACTATGCACCGTGTCCTCTCTTCATTTTTACAAGCAAGAGCCTGAACATGTGAATGCGACTTCGGACCAAAGGGACAAACCTCCTTTGAGGCCGATTTTCTATTACCTAGAAAACATTAAAGACCTTTAGATCGTCCAGTTTAAAAGCCGTTGCATGTGATATATCACGTAATTTCATTGCCAACCTTTACGTTCAAGATACGAAAATCATCCAAGGAAGAATTCGCCTCTAgctaaacaataattatgtgGATGTACTGCAACTAGTACTGGAACCTAAGAATAACTTACCTGTGAATGTACAGTGAAATACTTAAACTTAACACGATCATAAACAATGAAGGTGTTAACAACAATGTTAGCAACGGAGCGCGATGTCgccaaatttcttatgttTAGTCATTTTAACATTACTCTTTCCCGATtccgccatttttttttgtatttacttAAACAGAATCTAATTCTCTAAtctaaaataaagaaataagaaaagttCCCGTTTTACTAATGATTTCTTTACTCCAACCCCTTTTCTTGAAGAAAACGGGGTAGGGTGACTACCCCCCTTTTTAAATCGAGCATTTTGAGCAGTAAAGGAACAGCAACGGCCCCATGTTGCCATGGGATGCCGGCAGAGAAGTACGTTTATCACTTCTATTAAACTCGACAGATTTTATATCCATTTTGTCACTTGTAGCAAGTAGCTGTAGCAcaagaaatattcaattagTCGTGCAACGGTGAGCACCGCTGAATTTCAGCTTTGTGACGTGTATTGGTTTTTGAACTGGACCACCTGTAATTTTCCACCAAAAAGCTCATATACAGGTTGTTTCGTAAACGTCCCGACAAACTCTCGGGGGATGCAAAGCTTATAAGAACAAATCATCAAACAAAACAACCAAAAATGTAGATCGAATTAAGTTGGGCCCCAAAATCGctccgttttcaaaataccaTGCGAAGCGTttaatttctacttttttatattttgtaaatatttcaaaaacggtttgagaTAAGAACGTGAAATTGGGGGGTTTGACATGGATGTTCTGGAGTAGACGGAATATTTCCACGTGAACCATTGAAGCCCGTGCGGCCATTTAATTGGACGTTTTTAATGGTACCCTACTTGACTTTTTTGGTACgaatatatgtttttaatattttatcaatacttaaaaaaaaaccttcttAATGTCTTGTAGCTCAAGTagccgttttcaagataaaaaataattcctcgTTGCGATGCATACTAAAAAACGGCATAGGTTTACAAGGTCGATTCTTGTTTATTGTTCAGGAGAAATTAACTTAATCTTCTTTTAGCAGAGGTGGAGGACATGAAGAGAAATATGCATAAAACGTCGCTCATTGCAAGACAATACTCTACTTTGCACATGTAGAAACGTTTCTATGCATCATGACGCTGCACTGTAGTCAAGTCGTTTATTTTGTCATAGCCAGGGAAAGCCAacgtaatttatttcaaattttttagaaatacttaaaaaaattaagtaaaaatttacttgGAAATACAGCGGCGTCGGAccgaatttttttcgatctgaatatttgtttttatgaccTCTACATCGTTTGAAAATTCGTGTTTATGAAAGTCCCGTATCTCCCCTTGTACTACATTCACTGACTGGTAGCACAGGACACATTCACTTTGTGTAACTGACTGCTGCATTTGACAATATTGTACAATTTTTGGCAACACCTGATGAAGTGGGAGAGAGTAGTTACTCACTATTGTCTCGACGGGGGTGTTTTTATAtactcccccccccccccccccccgctCTATACATAGATATACAACTGACTGGTAAGTACAATAAAATACTAGTTGAGATAAGGCTGACACTAGAATGACAGAGTGTCTACTTCTGCTTATTTTATCCTCAGGGTAAGTCAACTTACTTATCTTAATATAATCACCTTCCGTTTGTCCATTGCTGATATCAACGGTAGTGAATTTATTGATCATATGAGTGATACAAATTTCGCAGTTCTATGAGGATTGGGACATCAAAATAAGGTACTTTCGTGCGTACTGTTGTGCCCTTCTCCCTTTTCCCCAGCAATTTTAACACGAAGACTGTCAACGCACAACCAGTAATCGATTGGCTTTAAAAGCAGAGCCCAAACCCACAAGTCCATtagattattcaaattacaaATCTCCATTGGAAGGCGAACTTCTGCGATttcaaaaacgtaattttacgCCCAAAACATCGATAATATTTTGGTTTCTTCTATAGTTTTATGAGAACTCGTTGATAGACCGGAAAcactttgaaatttcgaaacaTGTTAAAATTGCTAGAAAGTGTAAAAATGACGTATCTACGTACATCCCTGCTCTTCGCAGACGTTGAAGCCTCGTTTAATTCACTACGAAATTCAACATTTGTAGTTCAATCAAATAGATCAATCTCGAAGGCAACAAATGTGAAAAGCTCGAAAGcagctaaaaaatatattttaaatttttttttcaaaatttgaatcttttatCAGTCATCCAATCAAAcatattatattaatgttGCACAGCTTGGTGACCAAACTAGAGAAATATTGTAAACCTCACATCGACCGAAAATTGGTGACACTTAGCAGTTCATAGAAATTATGAATACTTATGAGTTTCTCATTATTTGTGAGCTGAAAGAAGGactaaaaagaacaaaaaaatacaaaaattcaagtcttccaatttatttaagtacgtCGTAAGTGTAAAACAGTGTATTTACAAAGAATGAGTGACAAGAACAAATATTCACGATAATGCTCATCATACGCTCCTGCTCAGATTTCAACGGGAAACCCGCAGGATCATATAATTGGAAAGTACGTATCACCATAAAcatctttttaataaaatgtacgAATATGATATCAGTCAGTGATGATGAAGTGATAATAGAAGTAAATCATGCAAAATGGATACGAAAGATAAAGACTGAGAAGGATGATGTGCAGGAAAAGTCGAAAGTGTGCTCATTGAAGTTTgatatcatatttttctattGATAAGTTATTTCGATGGCAAATGAGCCCCTTTGGGCTGGAATCCGTTTTCGTCAGCAACATACGTCACAGTATAAACAACCCCATCAGCTCCAGTGAAGGAGTAACTCCCTCTCACTTGCATAACCTCGTTTTCTGATCCCGCGTTCTGAAGTGTCCCTTGTTCTTCTTGAGAAATGCCATTGCTAGTCTCAAAACTATgagaaagaaataagaaaataatgccGGCTAAGAAATAATTGCAGGTTCTATCATTGCCCAATAAAGTAGTATTACTAAAgcatcatgaaaaacttgttaGTTGACCTTATCCTTGATATGTCCCAACTTGTGCATCTGAAGAAgtatcaattaaatttaaataacttaagGTTAATACGATGAATTAATCATAGTAATTGTTGTATTGTTTTAAGGGCAAGgctggttaatttgaaaaattgttatttttgtcttttcgcAACCATCTCcgaattcttaaaaaaaattgcaattatcAAGCATGATATGTGACGATGCTTACTTAAAGTTATATCCATCGATTCCTGCATTATCACTGTCGTACTTTGTAATTTGAGCTTGAGCATCAGGGCCGCTCTGAGGAGCTGCAAGAACTGCGCCGCAAAGGGCGACGAACAGCAccaactaaaattaaaagaggAACCTCATTGAAACGATGAAAAACACTTTTCTATAACCATCACAATCACTATAAAATCACTTTTCATTACACAATCTCTCGACACTCACCATCttcattttataaatcgaAATTGGGAATTCCACAGAAGAAATGCTAGGAAGTGGTCAACCAAACGACTGTTTTTTAACATGCACAAAATTCTCTTTTATACCCACATATTCTTGTGCCCCATTAGGAGAATCCCCAATGAGTAATTGACATTTACCCCTCCTTCAAAGTACCATCTTCATTTCAGTGCTGCCGGCTAAAGTTCACAGTGTAAAGAAGATGCACGCTGCTTATTGCAGCTTCATGCTGGTTACCACAAAGCAGTAAAATGGATTTTAATACTCGGTTGACGTATTGCGATATGTAATTACTAACCTGGCAATGTTTCTGTTTTAAGTTCTTATTAATTACGTATTCTTTCGCCATCTAGGAACTGCCGTATTTCGACTTCTTCATCTTGGAATTACTTATAGTCAATGGGTCATACCTTCAGGTGATATTTTCACGGAATGAGGCAACTTGAATACGGCGAAATTTTGCCAAGAAATGTAGTTTGGGTCTGGCAAAcatgatatatttttagttttgagCTTTTGAGGAGGCAAAATTCAGAGTGAACAAAACTAAGCGACctggaaatgaaattaattcaatatttttgatatttccgCACACGACAGCATTTATTCATAGAGTCTAGAAGTCTTTTTGTTGTCATTAGAACAGAGTTTAATcatgataattattaaagaaaatgaataaaaagacGCAAACATATCAGAAAAAGCTGTAGTAAAGTACAAAGCTCCATTCATTTATCTAGAAAAGTTTTggcaatattaataaaaaaaacaacctcaGGAACCAATTTTTGACTCTtcgtatctcaaaaacgaatcGCTGTTCGATAAagatatgtttatatgaagtcTTCGTTATATTTAACACCTAGAATACTCAATTTGCAGCTTCTGTTCACGGATACCTTGTAAAGTCAGATACAAAAGCATTGTTAGCCGTAATTTTTCTACACCAAGTTGTCAAGAAACTTGATATTTCGTTATAACCTTCCCTTCTCTCCACTACATGTCGACCTTATATGGTACTTAATGATTATTTTAACACTTGGGGAACGATTCTCTTCAAAATGAAGTGGGCATTCATTATTTTCAGCggttttctcaaattttgaaattcatacCCGATCATCT includes these proteins:
- the LOC136339725 gene encoding cuticle protein CP14.6-like, with the translated sequence MKLILALSALAAVAVAAPASQDAQASVVKNDADVAPDSYNYSYETSNGISAGEQGQLNNAGSETESLAVRGEFKYTGPDGVVYQVSYVADDNGFQPLGAHLPVSH
- the LOC136339843 gene encoding endocuticle structural glycoprotein SgAbd-5-like isoform X2, which encodes MKMLVLFVALCGAVLAAPQSGPDAQAQITKYDSDNAGIDGYNFNFETSNGISQEEQGTLQNAGSENEVMQVRGSYSFTGADGVVYTVTYVADENGFQPKGAHLPSK
- the LOC136339843 gene encoding endocuticle structural glycoprotein SgAbd-5-like isoform X1 gives rise to the protein MKSDFIVIVMLVLFVALCGAVLAAPQSGPDAQAQITKYDSDNAGIDGYNFNFETSNGISQEEQGTLQNAGSENEVMQVRGSYSFTGADGVVYTVTYVADENGFQPKGAHLPSK